Below is a genomic region from Thunnus thynnus chromosome 22, fThuThy2.1, whole genome shotgun sequence.
GTGCTTATGTTTTTTATTGGGTTTGATTAACTGTAGGTGACATGCAAAGGTTGCTGAGGATTTGCATCCCAAACAATAGAAAGTTTTCATATAATCACCCAAAGCTTTAGCAAAATCACTGGTGTTCATTTGACTTAAAGTGTGAAACTAAACATATGATGCAGATGTGTTTATGTAACACATGTCAACAGCtgtcttgttttcagtttttacaaaattttcacagaaaaataactggattaaaaaacaaacaatcagaaaCCTACTTTTTAATGCCCAAAATAAAAGTGTACAAATTCCCagattttcaaaaaaagaaaaacaattaaagggtcatgaatatactgtatatctccaAAACCCAGATACAGGAAAGTACCTTTTTTTCCAAGTAATTCTCTGACAGttaattctctgtggatttAGAAGCCAACCTCAAGGAAATTGTCCAGGGACCATCATCTGAGACCGTCCAGCCAGGCGACTCTGTGACCTTCAACTGCACAGTACAAACTGGAACCTGTGATGGGGAGCGCAGAGTTTACTGGTTCAGACACGGATCTCGCCAAGGAATCCTTCACACCCATGTGGATCAGTCTAAACATGTCTCCACAGCACAGTCTATATCACAGAGCTGTGTCTATCATTTTCAGAAAACGAACCTGAGCTCCTCTGATGCTGGAACttactactgtgctgtggccTCCTGTGGTGAGATTCTGTTTGGAAGTGGAAGCAAGCTGCTCATCAAAGACGATGTTGAAGACCCAATGACACAGATAAGAATCTTAGTCTGGCTGTCCATCATTAGAACTGGGGTCCTCCTGCTCTTTCTAACTTTGTGTCTCTTGGCTTATATCAGTAAGTCCTTGATGAAGTCCTGGTGAAGTCCTTAATGTAGAGAATACAGACTTTAGCTATCTTAGTTCAAAACGTTCAGTTAAAATGTATCATGAGAAATTAtcacaaattacacaaaatgaaTACCAAAAGTAGAT
It encodes:
- the LOC137174236 gene encoding uncharacterized protein yields the protein MAAHVSITLYLFDPVHLSAVTQSSALTQDTGVLSASVGDNVTLHCFYDSQVAMHFSWYQQTLGKGPQRLSTIYKYDKSSKDFHWSEKNPRFSVERKEGTNHLHISNIQFSDSASYFCGSSHSNMIEFGEGVFLSVKEANLKEIVQGPSSETVQPGDSVTFNCTVQTGTCDGERRVYWFRHGSRQGILHTHVDQSKHVSTAQSISQSCVYHFQKTNLSSSDAGTYYCAVASCGEILFGSGSKLLIKDDVEDPMTQIRILVWLSIIRTGVLLLFLTLCLLAYISKSLMKSW